The genomic region TAACTAGATCTTGTTCTCCTTTGCTACTATTGACATGTATTGTACAAAAGGCTGACTTTTTAAACAACCAAAGGCAAACAACAATAAGCCAGTTTGATTACCGCTATTGTGGGATAAAAAGGGCGCCAGACAGTAAAACAGTGGGGAGAGGGAGAGGGAAACAAACCACTAGTTGGCTAGTCACCAACCAGTCACCACTCACTGGTGATTATACGGCGGCAAAGAAAGAAACCAAGAGAGAGAAAAGATGAATGGGTTTTTTGTATGCCTAAGAATTTCAATAGAGAATTGGGAAACTTTTTATCTTCCAAACCTACTCCACTCACTGGGCAAAAAAACGATAGTATGTTGTTGGGAGGGATTTACAAAAGACTTTTTAGGAAAGTCAAATCCAACTGACAAGCTAGGGAGTGATAATCATTCGTCTGCCATTAATTCCCCCTGTTACCCCTCTAGGAGTATCAGAGTTGGTTACTATATAGACACAGACTTTGGTAGTGGAATCAATGGGGGGAGGGATTGATGGTTTTAGCCAGACTGGCTAGCATTTTTTACTCTGAATTTAAAACAAAGCGGGAAAACAAGGCATAAAGTCGGCAATACTACCCCCAGTTAGGCGGAGCTGTTTATTATGCCCCGTTAACCCCGTAATGCCCCAAAATTAACTGCACGCCACAGAAACCACCACGCCGCTGGCTAACTCCCCGCCGACACACTGCCTCCAGGGAGGCGTCACACGGCTCAAACCCCTGAATTTGAAATAAGCTAGGAAAACAGAATGGGCCGAGGTGGATTCGAACCACCGTAGGCAGAGCCAGCGGATTTACAGTCCGCCCCCATTAACCACTCGGGCATCGACCCTTGAGTTCCCACAACCCCATATTATAACAGAGAGAGGGGGTAAAAGGCAAGGATTTTTTGATGAATTGGGGGCTAGCTTGGTTAACTAACCCCGCTGTTGTCTCTAAAGGGATGTGGTGAGGGAGGGGGAGGTAGACTGGTGAGCGGAGGTGATGGGGGATTTGAGGATATTGCTGCTAGCCACCGACTGGTTGGCAAGCTCCACCACAGGGTTGGAGAGGATGCCTAGAAGGGAGGTCGCCACAATAAGGAAAATCAGACTTACCTGGATTGGACGCATGCCGGTAAGATTCCAACGGATGGGTGGGTAGTTTCTTACCGCCTCCGACATTTCCTGAGGCTCTTTTACTACCATCATCTTCACAACTCGAATGTAGTAGTATATAGAGATTACACTAGTAATTAGACCGATGAAGACAAGGGAGTAGAGTCCAGCTTGCCATCCAGCCCAGAAGATATAGATTTTGCCGAAAAAGCCGGCAAGGGGAGGAATTCCGCCCAAAGACAGCAGGCAAAGGCTGAGTCCGAGGGTAAGGAGGGGATCTTTTTGATACAGTCCGGCATAGTCGCTAATTTTATCGGTGCCGGTGCGCAGGGAGAAGAGGATGACACAGGCGAAGGCCCCCAAATTCATGAACAGGTATAAGAATAGATAGAAGATGACGCTAGAATAGCCCGCTTCTGTGCCTGCTACTAGGCCAATCATAATAAAACCTGCCTGGCCGATGGAAGAGTAGGCCAACATCCGTTTCATACTGGTTTGGGCCAGGGCCACCACATTGCCCAGCACCATACTTAGAATGGCTAAGGCGGCGAAGATGAAATGCCACTGTTGTTCCAGAGGGGCAAACACGGTAACTAGCAATCTAACGGCAATGGCGAAACCGGCCGCCTTTGAGCCCACGGACAAGAACGCCACTACTGGTGTAGGCGAGCCCTCATACACATCCGGCGTCCATTGATGGAAGGGCACAGCGGAGATTTTAAAGGCGACCCCGGCTACCATGAACACAAGAGCGATGGCTAAGGCTAGGGATTCTATGCCTCCGGCTGCCGGCACAGTGGCCGCTATCTCATTGATATTTGTCTTCCCGCCAGATAAGCCGTAGAGGAGGGATGAACCATAGAGGAAAATGGCGGAACTTGCAGCCCCTATGAGAAGATATTTAAGGGCAGCTTCATTAGAGCGAACATCCCTTTTCATGTACCCTGTCATCAGGTAGGAGGAGATACTTAGCATTTCCAGGGAGACGAATATCATAACTAACTCCGATGCCCCCGACAACAACATACCCCCCAGGGTGGCAGTCAATAGGATGCCTACAAATTCCGCTAGGGATGTGCCCGTATTTTGGATGTAGGCAATGGACATCAGGATGGTAAGGGCTGTGGAAAGGGCGACAATGGCTCTAAATACTATGCTGAGGTTGTCCGCAGTAAAGGCCCCCAAGAAGGAATCTACATTGGCACTATTCCACTGGAGGGCAAGGGCTACCACGGAGGCCAATAGGCCCACCACTGAGAAATAGGCTAGCGGTACTGCTACTTTTCTGCCGCTTATTAGGTCTATAATTATTACCAATAATAGGGTGATTGTGACTATTATCTCGGGGAGGGTTGCCCCCACGTTGAGTTGGCTAGCTACTTGAGTAGAAAAATCCATATTCCCTTGCATAGGTTACTAATTCTTGATCAATATTAGCTGAAAAGCTGAAGATAATCTTAAGATTAGGGTTAGGGATTGGGGTTGCAGGGGTTGTCACAATGATTTGCTTATACGAGAGAGTGGGAAACGGGGCATGGGTTGATAAAACAATGCCCTTATGACTGCCTTGCGCAAGTCTGGTGTTTCTCCTGGCTTCCCCCACCATAGGGTTTCATAGTAGAAGAAGGCGACACCTAAACCATTTCTCCTAGCCTCTCTGACTTTGTTTTCTACCAAGGTGATGGGAGTGGGTTTGTTTCTCAACCCCGTGAGGATAGCCACACCAGTGGGAATTTTCTGTTTAGCTTTCTGTACTTCAGGCTGATTCAATTCTCTTACAAAACTGGCTAAGTCGTCTCGATACACCTGTATTACAAGCTCGTCCACAATGCCTAAGTCTACCCACCTCTGCCAATCCT from Geminocystis sp. M7585_C2015_104 harbors:
- a CDS encoding NAD(P)H-quinone oxidoreductase subunit N, whose protein sequence is MDFSTQVASQLNVGATLPEIIVTITLLLVIIIDLISGRKVAVPLAYFSVVGLLASVVALALQWNSANVDSFLGAFTADNLSIVFRAIVALSTALTILMSIAYIQNTGTSLAEFVGILLTATLGGMLLSGASELVMIFVSLEMLSISSYLMTGYMKRDVRSNEAALKYLLIGAASSAIFLYGSSLLYGLSGGKTNINEIAATVPAAGGIESLALAIALVFMVAGVAFKISAVPFHQWTPDVYEGSPTPVVAFLSVGSKAAGFAIAVRLLVTVFAPLEQQWHFIFAALAILSMVLGNVVALAQTSMKRMLAYSSIGQAGFIMIGLVAGTEAGYSSVIFYLFLYLFMNLGAFACVILFSLRTGTDKISDYAGLYQKDPLLTLGLSLCLLSLGGIPPLAGFFGKIYIFWAGWQAGLYSLVFIGLITSVISIYYYIRVVKMMVVKEPQEMSEAVRNYPPIRWNLTGMRPIQVSLIFLIVATSLLGILSNPVVELANQSVASSNILKSPITSAHQSTSPSLTTSL